The window TGGCTCAAGACGCAGGAAACGGCGTCGGCACCGGCCATGATGTATGTGGCCGACCATGGCGAATCGCTCGGCGAGAACAACATCTACCTGCACGGCATGCCCTACAACATCGCGCCGGACGTACAGAAACACGTGCCGTGGATCACCTGGCTGTCGCCGGCCTTCGAGGCCCGCAGCCGCATCAGCACCGGCTGCCTGCAAAAACGCGCCGACGAGCGCATCAGCCACGACAACTACTTCCATTCGGTGCTGGGCATGTTGGGCGTGCAGACCGCGGTCTACCAGCCGGCACTCGACCTGTTCGCGCCCTGTACCGACCGGCAGGCCGCGGCAACGAAAAGCCCCTGACCGCCGTCAGAACAGCGATGCCTGGCCGAGCAGGCTCGCCGGGCGGAACAGGTCCAGCCTGGGTTCGTGCCGCACGCGGTTCATGCCGAGCCGGGCGCAGGCTTTCTCGAACCGCTGGCGGATGAGGTCGGCCCACAGGCCCGTGCCCTTCATGCGCGTGGCGAAATTCGCATCGTAGTCCTTGCCGCTCTGCCGTTGGGCATCGCTGACGCCGTGCATGTCCTGCACCCGAGCCATGATACGGTCGGCGCGCTGGGGGTAGTGCAGTTCGAGCCACTGCCGGAACAGCGGACTCACCTCCCAGGGCAGGCGCAGCACGGTATAGAAAGCCGAACGCGCGCCGGCATCGAAGGCGGCGGCCAGCACCTGCTCCATGTCGTCGTTCACGAAAGGGATCTGCGGTGCCACGCTCACGCCGACGGGGATGCCGGCCTCGGCCAGCATGCGGATGGTACGCAGCCGCCGGTAGGGCGCGGCCGCCCGCGGCTCCAGCTTGCGTGCCAGTTCGCCGTCGAGCGTGGTCACCGTGATATACACCGCGGCCAGGTGCTGCGCCGCCATCGGCGCGAGCAGATCGATGTCGCGCTCCACACCGCTGCCCTTGGTGACGATGGCCACCGGGTGCCGGCAGCGCACCAGCACCTCGATGGCCGCGCGCGTGAGGCCGAGTTCGCGCTCGATGGGCTGGTAGCCGTCGGTCACCGTGCCGATGGCGATCAGGCGCGGCTCGTAGCGCGGCGCCAGCAGTTCACTTGCCATGACTTCGGCGAGGTTGCGCTTGGCGATCAGCCGGGTTTCGAAGTCAAGGCCGGGTGAAAGATTCAGGTAGCTGTGGGTCGGCCGCGCGTAGCAGTAGATGCAGCCGTGCTCGCAGCCGCGATAGGGATTGAGCCCGTAGTCGAAGTAGATGTCGGGCGAACTGTTGCGGGTGATGGCGCTTTTCACGTCCTCGAAGCGCACCTCGGTCTGCGGCGCCGAGGCCTCTTCCTGGTCCTTCTCCGAATCCTCCAGCGTGCCCCAGCCGTCGTCGAACGCGCCGCGCTGCTCACGCTCGAAACGGTGCGCCAGCCGGGTGGCCGCGCCGCGGCCCTTGAGGGCGTGCAGGGGAATGTGGGCGTCGCTCATGAAGTACTGTTGTTAATCACAGTATTCCACGATCAAACCAGGGCGTCAACCGCCCCGCGAAAATCCTGCGTCAGCCGACCAGCATCTGCATGCTGTTCTCATAGTCCTCGGTCAACTGCTCGAAGACATCGAGCACACCTTCGCTCGCTGCAGCGAGCTGTCCGATCGCCGCGCCGCCACCCTGGAGGCCGTCGGTCGCCACCACCATGTGCCGCCAGTGCGAAGCACCGGTTTCCAGCGAGGCGCGGATGCCGGTGGAGGTGAGCGGGATGCCGTTCAAGAAGCTCAATGCCTGTTCGAAGGCCGTGCGCGCCTCCAGCAGGCCGGCCTGGTTGCGCGCGGCCACGCCGCCGCCGGCACCGACCGCACCCATGGCGCCGAGCAGCGCGTACTTGGCGTAGCGTTGCGACCACATGCGCTGGCGCGCCACCACGTTGAGCACGTGCAAGGGCGGCGCGGCACCGGCGTGTTCGAGGTCGTTGGTCAGGCGCTCGGCGTCGTCGAGCAGGCGCTCGGCCAGGCTGTCCACGCGCATCACCTGGCGCGCATCGATGCCGCCTTGCGGATCGAGCGCGGCCTTGAGCTCGCCCCAGCCCCGCACCACCTGACCCAGCAGGTCGCCGAAGGTGGGTTTGGAAAGGGTCTTGCCCAGACCGGCGATGTTGGCCTCGATGCGTTGCACCGAATCCTGCAGCAGCGGCTGCGCCTGTTGCCCAGCGCCGGCGATCTGCAGCAACTGCAGCTTGACCAGCCGTTGCGACAGCATGCGCAACTGGCCCGCGCGGTTCACCGCATCGGCGAAACGCGCGGAGTGGATGATCTGCTGCGAGACCTGGCCGAGCCGCTGGTTGGTGTGCATGGACGCCGTGCGCAGGATCTGGAAGGCGTCGTCGTCCGACACCTGGCGCGCATGCATCAGGATGCCCTTGGCGCGGTCCACCATCTTGCGTTCCTCGAAGCGGTTGGCCAGGTCGGCGAGTTGCGTCTGCAGCGCGCGCTCGCGCTTGAAGCGTGCCTGCGCGATGTGGATCAGCGGCCGCAGCCGGTGCGCGCCATAGCCGTTGACCACGTAGGCATGGATGCCGGACTCGGCGGCGCGCGCGATGTGCTCCACCCCCGCGTCGTTGGTGAACACGATCACCGGGCACGGCGCGGTGTCGGCGATGGCCTGCGTGGTCCTGAACAGCAGGTCGCTGGGCAGCGGATCCAGGCAGATCACCACATCTGGTGCATGGCGCACCACTTCCTGCACCAATTTGCTGCGATCGATGCTGGCGCCGAGCACCTGGATGCCCGCGGCCTCCAGGTCGGCCACCAGGGGATGCGGTCCTTTCGTGGCCTCCAGGCCGTGCAGGTCGACAAGGGCAGAAATCATGGGGGAAATTCGTGGCTTTCAGAGGGAAAAGGACATTCGACTAGAGGCTGTACGCAAGTCGCGCACCATCTTTGCGGCCGTGCTGGCGAGGCAGTGGCAATGATATGGCATGGCTTTTGCTGAGCTTTCCCTGAACGCGACGCAGCGTTCGGTCTTTGCCCCAGCACCGCGGGCCAGCGCACAACGAAGTGCGCGAATGGTGTGCCTCACCCTCCGGCTCGAACGCAGCCGGCCCCGGAGTCGCCATGTTGTTTTCCTCCCCCACCGTCAATGCCACCGGCCCGAAGGCCAACCGCATCGACCTGTTCTCGTTTTCCACGCCGCAGATGCGGGCCTTTCACGTCACCTGGCTGGCCTTCTTCGTGTGCTTCTTCGCGTGGTTCGCGGCGGCACCGCTCATGCCGCTGATCCGCGCCGAATTTGGCCTCACCAAGGACCAGATCGCCAACATCAACATCGCCTCGGTGGCGGTGACGATCCTGGTGCGGCTCATCATCGGCCCGCTGTGCGACAAATACGGCCCGCGCCGCACCTACACCTGGCTGCTGCTGGTCGGCGCCCTGCCGGTGTTCGGGCTGGCGTTCGCCAAGTCATACGAAGTGTTCCTGTTCTTCCGCCTGTGCATCGGCGCGATCGGCGCTTCCTTCGTCATCACGCAGTACCACACGAGCGTGATGTTCGCACCGAACGTGGTCGGCACGGCCAACGCCACCGTGGGCGGCTGGGGCAATGCCGGCGGCGGCGCCGCGCAGAGCCTGATGCCGCTGGTGGTGGCGGCGGTGCTGAGCCTCGGCGTGGAGCAGGCCTTTGGCTGGCGCGTGGCGATGTTCGTGCCCGGCGTGGCGATGGTGGTGATGGCCTTCGTCTATGCGCGCTACACGCAGGACACGCCGCAGGGCGACATCGTCGACCTGCGCGCCAGGGGCATCCAGATCGAAGGCGGCAAGAAGGGTGGCATGGCCATCTTCCTGCAGGCCTGCCGCAACTACCGCGTGTGGATGCTGGCCGCCACCTACGGCGCCTGCTTCGGCGTGGAGATCTTCATCCACAACATCGCGGCCAGCTACTACGTGGACCGCTTCGGCCTGTCGATCGCCAACGCCGGCTTCGCCGCCGGCATCTTCGGCGCGCTGGCGCTGTTCGCCCGTGCGCTCGGCGGCATCGCCAGCGACCGCATCGCCGCGCGCCGCGGCCTGGACGGCCGAACGCTGCTGCTGTTCGGCCTGATGCTCGGCGAAGGCATCGGCCTGGTGCTGTTCAGCAAGGCCGACAGCGTGGCGCTGGCGATCGGCGCGATGGCGCTGTTCGGCCTGTTCACGCACATGGCCTGCGGCGCCACCTATGCGGTCATGCCCTTCGTCGACCGCAAGGCCCTGGGCGGCGTGGCCGGGCTGATCGGCGCCGGCGGCAACATCGGCGCGGTGGCCGCGGGCTTCCTGAACAAGGCGACCGACACGCCGCAACAAACCCTCTTGATCCTCGGCCTGATCGTGGCCGGCACTTCTTTGTGCGCGATCTCCGTGAGATTCTCTGCACAGCACAAATCCGCCGAGCAGAAGCTGCTGGACGCGGCGCTGGCCATGCGCCGCACGGAAACCGACCTGGCCCCGGCCCCCCGCGCCACGACTGGCCTGGCCTGACACCGCATCGCCGCCCGGCACGCCCTGGAGCTACCCCATGAAAAAATCGAAACTGGTGATGATCGGCAATGGCATGGCCGGTGTGCGCACCCTCGAAGAGCTGCTGAAGATCGCCCCCGAGCTCTACGACATCACCGTCTTCGGCGCCGAGCCACACCCCAACTACAACCGCATCATGCTGTCGCCGGTGCTGGCCGGCGAGCAGACGCTGGACGAGATCGTGCTGAATTCATGGGCCTGGTACGCCGAGCACCAGATCACGCTGCATGCGGGCAAGAAGGTCGTCGAAGTCGACCGCGTGAACCGCATCGTGCGCGCCGAGGACGGCACCGAAGCCGAATACGACCGCCTGCTGATGTGCACCGGCTCCAACGCCTTCATGCTGCCGGTACCGGGCAACCACCTCCGGGGCGTGATCGCCTACCGCGACATCGCCGACACCAACGAGATGATCGACACGGCCACCCGGTACAAGAACGCCGTGGTCATCGGCGGTGGACTGCTGGGCCTGGAGGCCGCCAACGGCCTGGCCCTGCGCGGCATGAAGGTGTCGGTGGTGCACAAGAACGATTGGCTCATGGAACGTCAGCTCGATGATGTCGCGGGCAGGCTGCTGCAACAGTCGCTGGAAGCGCGTGGGCTCCGCTTCCTGCTGGGCGCGCAGACCAAGGAACTCGTGGGCGGCCCGGAAGGCCGCGTCACGGCGATCCGCTTCGAGGACGGCCGCGAGATCCCGGCCGACCTGGTGGTGATGGCCGTGGGCATCCGCCCCAACACCGAACTGGCCGAGAAGATGCGGCTGCACGTCGACCGCGGTATCGTGGTCAACGACACCATGCAGACCGTGACCGACGCGCGCATCTACTCGGTGGGCGAATGCGCCGCGCACCGCGGCATCGCCTATGGCCTGGTGGCGCCGCTGTTCGAGCAGGCCAAGGTGGCGGCCAACCATCTCGCGCAATCCGGCATCGGCCGCTACGTCGGGTCGCAGACCTCCACCAAGCTCAAGGTCACCGGCATCGACCTGTTCAGCGCCGGCCAGTTCCAGGGTGGCGACGGCACGGAGGAAATCGTGATGAGCGACCCGTTCGGCGGCGTCTATAAGAAGCTGGTGCTGCGCGGCGACAAGCTGGTCGGCGCCTGCCTGTATGGCGACACGGTGGACGGCAGCTTCTACTTCAAGCTGCTGCGCGAAGGCCGCAACGTGGCCGACATCCGCGACAAGCTGATGTTCGGCGAGAACCATGTCGATGAACCGGAAGCGAACCAAGGATCCGAGGCGTGACGGAAACCAGATCCACCTGTCCCTACTGTGGCGTTGGCTGCGGCGTGGTCATCGAATCCACGGGTGACCAGATCACCGGCATGCGCGGCGACCCGGACCATCCGGCGAACTTCGGCCGGCTGTGTACCAAGGGGTCCACCCTGCACCTCACGGCAACGGCCGCGATCACACGCCAGACGCGGCTGCTGCAGCCGATGCAGCGCCTGCAACGCGGCCAGCCGCCGCAACCCGTGGCCTGGGACACGGCGCTGGACCTGGCCGCCGGCAAGTTCGCCCAGGTGGTGCGCGACCACGGCCCGGACGCCGTGGCCTTCTACATTTCGGGGCAGTTGCTCACCGAGGACTACTACGTCTTCAACAAACTCGCCAAGGGCCTGATCGGCACCAACAATGTCGACACCAATTCGCGGCTGTGCATGAGCAGCGCGGTGGCGGGCTACAAACGCACGCTGGGGGCGGACGCGCCGCCCGCGTGTTACGACGACCTGAACCACGCGCAATGCCTGTTCATCGCCGGCAGCAACACGGCGTGGGCGCACCCGATCCTGTTTCGCCGCATCGAGGACGCGCGCGCGGCCAATCCGCGCATGAAGGTCATCGTGGTCGACCCGCGCCGCACCGATACCGCTGGGACCGCCGATCTGCACCTGGCCATCCAGCCCGGCACCGACGTGATGCTGTTCAACGGCATGCTGCACATCATGCTGCTGGAGGGCTGGACGCAGCGCCAGTACATCCATGAACACACGAACGGTTTCGACGAACTCAAGGCCACGCTGCGCGACTGCACGCCGGACCGCGTGGCCGAGGTCTGCGGCATCGGCCGGGAGGAGCTCTTCACCGCGGCACGGTGGTTCGCCAACTCGGGTGCCACACTGAGCCTGTACTGCCAGGGCCTGAACCAGTCGAGCGCCGGCACCGACAAGAACGCCGCGCTGATCAACCTGCACCTGGCCACGGCGCAGATCGGCCAGCCGGGCATGGGCCCGTTTTCGCTCACCGGCCAGCCCAATGCCATGGGCGGACGCGAGGTCGGCGGCATGGCCAACCTGCTCAGCGGCCACCGCGACCTGGCCAATGCCGCGCACCGCGCCGAAGTGGCGGCGTTGTGGGGTGTGGCCGATGTGCCGTCCAAGCCCGGCAAGACCGCGGTGGACATGTTCCAGGCCGCGGCCGACGGCGAGATCAAGGCGCTGTGGATCGCCTGCACCAACCCCGCGCAGAGCCTGCCCGACCAGGCGCTGGTGCGCCGCGCGCTCGAACGCGCCGAGCTGGTGATCGTGCAGGAGGCCTTCTCCACCACGGCCACCTGCGACTACGCCGACCTGCTGCTGCCCGCCACGACCTGGGGCGAGAAGATCGGCACCGTGACCAATTCCGAGCGCCGCATCAGCCGTGTGCGCCCCGCCGTCGCCGCGCCGGGCGAAACGCGCCACGATTGGTCGATCGCCGTGGACTTCGCACGTCGCCTCGAAGCCCTGATGCCCGCGCGTGGCGCGGCCGCCAGCCTGTTCCCCTATCCCGACGCCGAATCCATCTGGAACGAGCACCGCGAGTCCACCCGCGGCCGCGACCTCGACATCACCGGCCTGAGCTACGCCATGCTGGATGAAAAGGGGCCGCAGCAGTGGCCGCTGCGCGAAGGCGAGGCGACTGGCCAGGCCCGGCTCTACGCGGACGGCGTATTCCCCACGGCCGACGGCCGCGCGCGTTTCGCCGACACACCCTACCGAGGCGTGGCCGAGCCGCGCGACGCGCGTTATCCCTTCGCGCTGACCACCGGCCGGCTGCGCGACCACTGGCACGGCATGAGCCGCACCGGCACCCTGGGCCGGCTGTTCGGCCACGTGGCCGAGCCGGCCGTGCAGCTGCATGCCCAGGCGATGGCCCGGCTCCAGCTGAAGGACGGGGACCTGGTGCACCTGACCTCGCGCCGCGGCTCCATCATGCTGCCAGCGCAGACGTCAACCGAGGTCGCGCCGACGCAGGCCTTCGTCGCCATGCACTGGGGAGAGGAATACCTGAGCGGCGTGAGCACCAGCGGTAAACGGCTCGGCGGCATCAACGCCGTCACCAACCCGGCGTATTGCCCGGTCTCCAAGCAGCCCGAACTCAAGCACACGGCGGTGAAGATCCTGAAGGCCGAACTGCCCTGGGCCCTGCTCGGCGTGGCCTGGCTGCCCGAAGACGATGCCTTGGCCGCGCGCGAGCAGTTGCGCGAGCTGATGGCGCTGTTTCCGTTCGCCACCTGCGTGCCTTTCGGCCGCGAGCGCACCGGCCTGCTGTTCCGCGCGGCGGGATACGAGGCCGCGCCCGACGCGGTGGTGGCGCGCATCGAAACCCTGCTCGGCCTGAGCGGCCCCGAAGTCCTGCGTTATGCCGACCGCAGGAAGGGCCAGCGCCGCGCCGTGCGGCTGCTGCGCACAGCCGAGCGCGCCGAAGTCGCAGGCTTCGTGCTCGCCGGCGACATCAGTGCGGAAGGCTGGATCAAGACGCTGCTGCAGGACCAGTTGCCGGCCCAGGCCTACGGCCGGCTGCTGCTGGTGCCGGGCGCGAAGGCGCCGGTGGCGTTGCAGGCGCGCGGCAAGCAGGTCTGCACCTGCTTCAACGTGACCGACATGGCCATCCAGGCACAAATCGCGTCGCAGTCGAACACGGTCGTCGACACAGAAGCGAAGTGCTTGGCGACGCTGCAGGCCGCGCTCCAATGCGGCACCAACTGCGGCTCCTGCCTGCCGGAGGTGCGCCGGCTGGTGCGCATGGCCATGCCCGCAAGGCAGCCGGCCTGAAAGCCGGGCCCAGACGAAGCCAAAAGCCATCTCATAACCAAAAGTCATCAGCCATACCCGACAATCGAGCCCCATGGGAATCAGCCAATACATCAAGGAAATCGGCCGCGGCAAGGAAGGCGCGCGCTCGCTGAGCCGCGATCAGGCGGCGGACCTGTTCGGCCAGGTGCTCGACGGCAGCGTGACCGACCTGGAGATCGGCGGCTTCTGCCTGGCCATGCGCATCAAGGGAGAAACCCCGACCGAGATGGCCGGCTTCCTCGACGCCACCGCGGCACGCATCGACGCCCTGCCCGCCTCGGACCGCCCGCTCGTGGTGCTGCCGAGCTACAACGGGGCGCGCAAGCTGCCGGTGCTCACGCCGCTGCTGGCCCTGCTGCTGGCGCGCGAGGGCCTGCCGGTGCTGCTGCACGGCACGGCCACCGAATCGCAACGCGTTTTTGTACCAAATGTGCTTACAGCGCTTGATCTTCCTGCGCTGTCTGCTATCAGAAAGGTAGCAAATGGCGAAGTCGCCTATGCGGCCACCGAACTGCTCTGCCCCGGCCTGAAACGCCTGCTCGATGTGCGCCGCGTGGTCGGCCTGCGCAACCCGGCACACAGCCTGGTCAAGCTGATGTCCCCCTGCGCCGGCGCCAGCC of the Rhodoferax koreense genome contains:
- a CDS encoding PA0069 family radical SAM protein gives rise to the protein MSDAHIPLHALKGRGAATRLAHRFEREQRGAFDDGWGTLEDSEKDQEEASAPQTEVRFEDVKSAITRNSSPDIYFDYGLNPYRGCEHGCIYCYARPTHSYLNLSPGLDFETRLIAKRNLAEVMASELLAPRYEPRLIAIGTVTDGYQPIERELGLTRAAIEVLVRCRHPVAIVTKGSGVERDIDLLAPMAAQHLAAVYITVTTLDGELARKLEPRAAAPYRRLRTIRMLAEAGIPVGVSVAPQIPFVNDDMEQVLAAAFDAGARSAFYTVLRLPWEVSPLFRQWLELHYPQRADRIMARVQDMHGVSDAQRQSGKDYDANFATRMKGTGLWADLIRQRFEKACARLGMNRVRHEPRLDLFRPASLLGQASLF
- a CDS encoding ANTAR domain-containing protein; translation: MISALVDLHGLEATKGPHPLVADLEAAGIQVLGASIDRSKLVQEVVRHAPDVVICLDPLPSDLLFRTTQAIADTAPCPVIVFTNDAGVEHIARAAESGIHAYVVNGYGAHRLRPLIHIAQARFKRERALQTQLADLANRFEERKMVDRAKGILMHARQVSDDDAFQILRTASMHTNQRLGQVSQQIIHSARFADAVNRAGQLRMLSQRLVKLQLLQIAGAGQQAQPLLQDSVQRIEANIAGLGKTLSKPTFGDLLGQVVRGWGELKAALDPQGGIDARQVMRVDSLAERLLDDAERLTNDLEHAGAAPPLHVLNVVARQRMWSQRYAKYALLGAMGAVGAGGGVAARNQAGLLEARTAFEQALSFLNGIPLTSTGIRASLETGASHWRHMVVATDGLQGGGAAIGQLAAASEGVLDVFEQLTEDYENSMQMLVG
- a CDS encoding MFS transporter, whose protein sequence is MLFSSPTVNATGPKANRIDLFSFSTPQMRAFHVTWLAFFVCFFAWFAAAPLMPLIRAEFGLTKDQIANINIASVAVTILVRLIIGPLCDKYGPRRTYTWLLLVGALPVFGLAFAKSYEVFLFFRLCIGAIGASFVITQYHTSVMFAPNVVGTANATVGGWGNAGGGAAQSLMPLVVAAVLSLGVEQAFGWRVAMFVPGVAMVVMAFVYARYTQDTPQGDIVDLRARGIQIEGGKKGGMAIFLQACRNYRVWMLAATYGACFGVEIFIHNIAASYYVDRFGLSIANAGFAAGIFGALALFARALGGIASDRIAARRGLDGRTLLLFGLMLGEGIGLVLFSKADSVALAIGAMALFGLFTHMACGATYAVMPFVDRKALGGVAGLIGAGGNIGAVAAGFLNKATDTPQQTLLILGLIVAGTSLCAISVRFSAQHKSAEQKLLDAALAMRRTETDLAPAPRATTGLA
- a CDS encoding nitrate reductase, producing the protein MTETRSTCPYCGVGCGVVIESTGDQITGMRGDPDHPANFGRLCTKGSTLHLTATAAITRQTRLLQPMQRLQRGQPPQPVAWDTALDLAAGKFAQVVRDHGPDAVAFYISGQLLTEDYYVFNKLAKGLIGTNNVDTNSRLCMSSAVAGYKRTLGADAPPACYDDLNHAQCLFIAGSNTAWAHPILFRRIEDARAANPRMKVIVVDPRRTDTAGTADLHLAIQPGTDVMLFNGMLHIMLLEGWTQRQYIHEHTNGFDELKATLRDCTPDRVAEVCGIGREELFTAARWFANSGATLSLYCQGLNQSSAGTDKNAALINLHLATAQIGQPGMGPFSLTGQPNAMGGREVGGMANLLSGHRDLANAAHRAEVAALWGVADVPSKPGKTAVDMFQAAADGEIKALWIACTNPAQSLPDQALVRRALERAELVIVQEAFSTTATCDYADLLLPATTWGEKIGTVTNSERRISRVRPAVAAPGETRHDWSIAVDFARRLEALMPARGAAASLFPYPDAESIWNEHRESTRGRDLDITGLSYAMLDEKGPQQWPLREGEATGQARLYADGVFPTADGRARFADTPYRGVAEPRDARYPFALTTGRLRDHWHGMSRTGTLGRLFGHVAEPAVQLHAQAMARLQLKDGDLVHLTSRRGSIMLPAQTSTEVAPTQAFVAMHWGEEYLSGVSTSGKRLGGINAVTNPAYCPVSKQPELKHTAVKILKAELPWALLGVAWLPEDDALAAREQLRELMALFPFATCVPFGRERTGLLFRAAGYEAAPDAVVARIETLLGLSGPEVLRYADRRKGQRRAVRLLRTAERAEVAGFVLAGDISAEGWIKTLLQDQLPAQAYGRLLLVPGAKAPVALQARGKQVCTCFNVTDMAIQAQIASQSNTVVDTEAKCLATLQAALQCGTNCGSCLPEVRRLVRMAMPARQPA
- the ybiB gene encoding DNA-binding protein YbiB, translating into MGISQYIKEIGRGKEGARSLSRDQAADLFGQVLDGSVTDLEIGGFCLAMRIKGETPTEMAGFLDATAARIDALPASDRPLVVLPSYNGARKLPVLTPLLALLLAREGLPVLLHGTATESQRVFVPNVLTALDLPALSAIRKVANGEVAYAATELLCPGLKRLLDVRRVVGLRNPAHSLVKLMSPCAGASLVVSSYTHPEYAVSMGATFSLMKSHAMLLRGTEGEVVADPRRLPQMTGFLAGESTVLQEAQAGPLAAVPELPKDIDADTTARYIQDVLAGRKPVPTPIARQVALLLRLTKQITALEAQTA